The sequence CGCCATCGGGTTCGGCGCGCCCGACGGCAAGCTGAGCTGCGTCGCCGGGGTCGGGTCGGCGGTGTGGGACCGCCTGTTCGACTACCCGCGGCCCGCGGGCCTGCACCCGTTCACCCCGCTGGAGGGCCCGCGGCACCGCGCGGTGGCCACCCCGGGCGACCTGCTGTTCCACCTGCGGGCCACCCGCCTCGACCTGTGCTTCGGGCTGGCCGCCCAGATCATGGACCGGCTGCGCGGCTCGGTGGTCGTGCGGGACGAGGTGCAGGGCTTCAAGTACCTGGACGTACGCGACCTGCTGGGCTTCGTGGACGGCACCGAGAACCCGGTCGGCCCGGCGGCGCGCGAGGCGGTGCTGATCGGCGCGGAGGACCCGCAGCACGCGGGCGGCAGCTATGTGATCGTGCAGAAGTACCTGCACGACCTGGACGGCTGGAACGCGCTCCCGGTCGAGGCGCAGGAGCGCATCATCGGCCGGACGAAGGCGACCAACGTCGAACTGGACGAGGACGACTCGCACGTCGCCCTGAACACCGTCACCGGCCCGGACGGCGAGGAGCAGGACATCCTGCGGGACAACATGCCGTTCGGCAGCCCGGGCCGCGGGGAGTTCGGCACGTACTTCATCGGCTACGCCCGCACCCCCGACGTGACCGAGCAGATGCTGCGGAACATGTTCCTGGGCACCTCGGCCGCCTCCCACGACCGCATCCTCGACTTCTCCACCGCCGTCACCGGCACTCTCTTCTACGCGCCGTCCGCGGACTTCCTCGACGACCTGCCGGACGCCCCGGGGAGCGGGTCCGCGGCCGGGGCCACGGTCGGGTCCACGGCCGGGTCCGCCGTCGGGTTCGCCACGCAGCAAGCGTCCGGGCCCCCGTCCGGACCCGCGCAGGCGCCCGCACCGGAACCCGCGCCGGCATCCGCCCCCGCACGGTCCGCCGCCGACGGCAGCCTCGGCATCGGCAACCTGAAAAGGAGCACGCCCTCGTGAACAACCTGCACCGCGAACTCGCCCCCATCTCCGACGCCGCGTGGGCCGACCTGGAGGCCGAGGCCCGGCGCACCTTCGCCCGCAACGTCGCGGCCCGCCGCATCGTGGACGTGCCCGAGCCCGGCGGCCTCGAACTGTCCGCGGTGGCGACCGGGCACCTGGACGAGATCGCCGCGCCCGGGCACGGCGTGACCGCGCGCACCCGCCGCTCGCAGCCCGTGGTGGAGCTGCGGGTGCCGTTCACCGTGGACCGCGGCCAGGTCGACGACGTCGCGCGCGGCGCCAAGGACGCGGACTGGCAGCCGGTCAAGGACGCGGCCAAGCAACTCGCCTACGCCGAGGACCGGGCGATCTTCGAGGGGTACTCCGCCGCGGGCATCACCGGCATCCGGGCGGCCTCGTCCAACCCCGGGCTGACGCTGCCCGCGGACGTGCGGGAGTACCCGGACGCGATCAGCCACGCCGTCACCACGCTGCGGCTGGCCGGTGTCGACGGCGCGTACACGCTGGCGCTGAGCGCCGACGCGTACACCGCGGTCAGCGAGACCTCCGACCACGGCTACCCGATCCACCAGCACCTCGCGCGGCTGCTGGACGGCGAGATCGTGTGGGCGCCGGCGATCGACGGGGCGTTCCTGCTCGCCACCCGCGGCGGCGACTTCGAGCTGCGGCTCGGCCAGGACGTGTCGATCGGCTACCTCGGCCACACCGCCACCACCGTCGACCTGTACTTCCAGGAGTCGCTGACGTTCCTGGTGCACACCGCGGAGGCGGGGGTGGCCCTCCAGCCGTCGTCCAAACCCACCGCGGTCTGAGCGAGCGGTCCGAAGGGTTCAGGCGGTTCAAGCAGCTCAAGCGGTTCCAGGGGCCCGGATCTCACGTTCCGGGCCCCCGCCGCGTCTACGGTGTGTCGGCGGTCCGCACCGAGGGCCGCCAGGAGACGTGGAGGAGAGCGGCGATGAGGACGCACACCGTGGTCGACTCCCCGGTCGGGGAACTGGTGCTGGTGGCCGAGGACGGCGCGCTCAGCGGGCTGTACTTCGCGCACCGGCACCGGGGGCGGCCGAAGCCCGAGGAATTCGGCGCGCGCGACGACAGCGGGTTCGACGCGGCCCGGCAGCAGATCGAGGAGTACTTCGCGGGCGAGCGGCGGGAGTTCGGGCTGCCGCTGGCGCCCAAGGGCGACGACTTCCACCGCAGGGTCTGGGACCTCATCGCGGCGATCCCCTACGGCCGCACCCGTACCTACGGGGAACTCGCCGCCGACCTGGGCGACCGGCAGCTGGCGCAGGCGGTCGGCGGCGCGGTCGGCGCGAACCCGCTGTCGCTGGTGGTGGCGTGCCACCGCGTGGTGGGCGCGGGCGGGAAGCTCACCGGGTACGCCGGCGGGCTGGAGCGCAAGCGGTTCCTGCTGGACCTGGAGGAGCCCGCCGAGGAGAAGGAGGCACGGCTGTTCTGAACGGCGGGGCCGTGGTGCCACGGCGACGCCGGCCTCGGCCGCCCGGCGCGCGACGGCCGCACTTTCCCCGGCCGGCGGGCTCACGTTCCGACCGCCCGGAGCGTTGACAGGGTGTGAGCAAGCCACCGTTCGAACAGATCGTGACCGAGCACGGGCCGATGGTGCTCCGGGTCGTCCGTGCCGTCCTGGGCCCGCACGACGCGGAGGACGCCTGGTCGGAGACGTTCCTCGCGGCGCTGCGGGCGTATCCGGAGCTGCCCGGGGACGCGAACGTGGCCGCGTGGCTGGTGACCGTCGCGCACCGCAAGGCGATCGACGTGACGCGCGCCAACGCGCGCCGGCCCGTACCGGCCGGCGAATTGCCCGAGCGGCCGAGCGCCGCCGGCCGCCCCGAGGACTGGGACCCCGATCTGTGGCGCGCCCTGAAGGCGCTGCCCGAGCGGCAGCGGCACGCGGTGGCGTACCACTACCTCGCCGGGCTGCCCTACAAGGAGATCGCCGCCGTGACGGGCGGCAGCACCGACGCGGCACGCCGGGCCGCCGCCGACGGCATGCGGACGCTGCGCCGCACCTACCCGGCGCATCCCGACCCCGATCCGGAAACGGACACCCGCACCGGGACCAGGACGGACACGAGCACAGGCACGGGCGGTCGTGGAAGCACGGCCGCCGGCAACGAGACGGGAGCGAAAGGACGATGACCATGACCGCCACCGAACCGGCCGGGCGGGACCCGTTCGCCGGGCTGCCCGAGCACGACACCGAGGCGATGGCGCGGCTGCACGCGCGGCTGGCCGAACGCGCGGTCCGCGCGGGCGTGCTGGACGTCGCCTACCGGACCCTGGACACCCCGGCGGGCACCCTGCTGCTCGCCGCCACCGACGAGGGCGTGGTGCGGATCGCGTACGCGGTGCAGGACCACGCCGCGGTGCTCCAGCAACTCGCCGACCGGGTCAGCCCGCGCGTGCTGCGCGCGCCCGGGCGGCTGGACAACGCGGCGAGGCAGCTCGACGAGTACTTCGCCGGGCACCGCAGGACGTTCGAACTGCCGCTGGACTGGCGGTTGTCGAAGGGCTACCGGCGCGAAGTGCTGAGCCTGCTGCCCACCATCGGCTACGGTCGCACCGAGAGCTACGCGCAGGTGGCGGCCGCGTCCGGCAGCCCTCGCGCGGTGCGCGCGGTCGGTACCGCGTGCGCCACCAACCCGCTGCCGGTGGTGGTGCCCTGCCATCGCGTGGTGCGCTCCGACGGCTCCCCCGGGCAGTACGCCGGCGGCGCCGACGCCAAGCGGCTGCTGCTCGCGCTGGAGGAGGCGGCAGCGTGACGGCGGCCCCTCCGCTCCCCCCGTTCAGGGGTGGCGCGGGGGGCCCACCACCGGATAGGACAGGGTGGCACCGGGTATGACCGGTGCCACGGAGCCGCAAGGGGCTCGACGGGCCGGCGACGACGTCGGCAGGGCCGCCCGGCCCGATGAGAGTGGTAGCGAAGCGAAGAATGGGAGCCGCGCGTGGCCGAGGAAGAAGCGACATTCGCCGAGGAGACCGACCTTTCCGACCGGTTACGGCAGGACCTCCCGCACAGCGCGCGGATGTACGACTACTACCTGGGCGGCAAGACCAACTACGCGGTGGACCGGACCGCCGCCGAGGACGTGATCCGCCGGTTCCCCTCGATCAGGACCGTCGCCCGGGTCAACCGCTCCTTCGTGCACCGCTCGGCCCGGTTCCTCGCCCGCGAGCGCGGCATACGCCAGTTCGTCGACATCGGCACCGGCATACCCACCCAGCCGAACCTGCACGAGGTCGTGCAGCGCGAGGTCCCGCAGGCCCGGATCGTCTACGCGGACAACGACCCGATCGTGCTGGTCTACGCCGACAACCTGCTGAGCAGTTCGCCCCAGGGCGCCACCGAATACGTCGAGGCCGACGTCACCGACCCGACGGCACTGCTCGCCGCGGTGGAGGCGGCCCAGTGCGTGGACTTCTCGGAGCCGATCGGCCTGAGCCTCAACGCGGTGCTGCACTTCGTGCCCGACACGCGGGACGCGTACGGCGTGGTGGAGGCCCTGGTCGGCCGGCTCGCGCCGGGCTCGTACCTGGCCCTGTCGCACTGCACCCCGGACTTCGACCCCGACGCCTGGGCGACGATCATGGAGATCTACACCCAGGGCGGCACCCCGCTGCAGGTCCGCACCAAGTCCGAGGTGGAACGGTTCTTCAACGGTCTGGAGCTCGTGGAGCCCGGCGTGGAGGTCGCCCACCAGTGGCGCCCGGAGGCGGGCGAGGGCCCCTCGCTGGTCACCAACGCGCAGTCGTCGCTGTACGCGGGCGTGGCCCGCAAGAGCTGACCGCCGACCGCACCGGCCGACACGTCGAGCGCCAAGGACCTTGGCGCTCGACGCGTTCCGTCCGCCCGCGCTCTCGTTCCGGCCTTCGCTACGGCCTTCGCTCCAGCGTTCGCTGGTCAGCGGAACTTCTTGATGTGGTCCTGGAT comes from Streptomyces sp. NBC_00448 and encodes:
- a CDS encoding Dyp-type peroxidase; this encodes MATEPEPQPVLGPLTSAAIFLVVTVEDGGEQTARELLADLAGLTRAIGFGAPDGKLSCVAGVGSAVWDRLFDYPRPAGLHPFTPLEGPRHRAVATPGDLLFHLRATRLDLCFGLAAQIMDRLRGSVVVRDEVQGFKYLDVRDLLGFVDGTENPVGPAAREAVLIGAEDPQHAGGSYVIVQKYLHDLDGWNALPVEAQERIIGRTKATNVELDEDDSHVALNTVTGPDGEEQDILRDNMPFGSPGRGEFGTYFIGYARTPDVTEQMLRNMFLGTSAASHDRILDFSTAVTGTLFYAPSADFLDDLPDAPGSGSAAGATVGSTAGSAVGFATQQASGPPSGPAQAPAPEPAPASAPARSAADGSLGIGNLKRSTPS
- a CDS encoding family 1 encapsulin nanocompartment shell protein yields the protein MNNLHRELAPISDAAWADLEAEARRTFARNVAARRIVDVPEPGGLELSAVATGHLDEIAAPGHGVTARTRRSQPVVELRVPFTVDRGQVDDVARGAKDADWQPVKDAAKQLAYAEDRAIFEGYSAAGITGIRAASSNPGLTLPADVREYPDAISHAVTTLRLAGVDGAYTLALSADAYTAVSETSDHGYPIHQHLARLLDGEIVWAPAIDGAFLLATRGGDFELRLGQDVSIGYLGHTATTVDLYFQESLTFLVHTAEAGVALQPSSKPTAV
- a CDS encoding methylated-DNA--[protein]-cysteine S-methyltransferase; the protein is MRTHTVVDSPVGELVLVAEDGALSGLYFAHRHRGRPKPEEFGARDDSGFDAARQQIEEYFAGERREFGLPLAPKGDDFHRRVWDLIAAIPYGRTRTYGELAADLGDRQLAQAVGGAVGANPLSLVVACHRVVGAGGKLTGYAGGLERKRFLLDLEEPAEEKEARLF
- a CDS encoding RNA polymerase sigma factor translates to MSKPPFEQIVTEHGPMVLRVVRAVLGPHDAEDAWSETFLAALRAYPELPGDANVAAWLVTVAHRKAIDVTRANARRPVPAGELPERPSAAGRPEDWDPDLWRALKALPERQRHAVAYHYLAGLPYKEIAAVTGGSTDAARRAAADGMRTLRRTYPAHPDPDPETDTRTGTRTDTSTGTGGRGSTAAGNETGAKGR
- a CDS encoding methylated-DNA--[protein]-cysteine S-methyltransferase produces the protein MTATEPAGRDPFAGLPEHDTEAMARLHARLAERAVRAGVLDVAYRTLDTPAGTLLLAATDEGVVRIAYAVQDHAAVLQQLADRVSPRVLRAPGRLDNAARQLDEYFAGHRRTFELPLDWRLSKGYRREVLSLLPTIGYGRTESYAQVAAASGSPRAVRAVGTACATNPLPVVVPCHRVVRSDGSPGQYAGGADAKRLLLALEEAAA
- a CDS encoding SAM-dependent methyltransferase; amino-acid sequence: MAEEEATFAEETDLSDRLRQDLPHSARMYDYYLGGKTNYAVDRTAAEDVIRRFPSIRTVARVNRSFVHRSARFLARERGIRQFVDIGTGIPTQPNLHEVVQREVPQARIVYADNDPIVLVYADNLLSSSPQGATEYVEADVTDPTALLAAVEAAQCVDFSEPIGLSLNAVLHFVPDTRDAYGVVEALVGRLAPGSYLALSHCTPDFDPDAWATIMEIYTQGGTPLQVRTKSEVERFFNGLELVEPGVEVAHQWRPEAGEGPSLVTNAQSSLYAGVARKS